AACTCGTCTCCCAGAAATTCCAAccggtgttttttattttcttttgtttagtaGTTTCGATTCCGCAACATtttttggtccttcgagccggatcaGACGCGAgataataaatttaagtttttttacggGTTTCTCTTAGTATATGTTCTGCAAAACGCACGCTGTTCGGGTTAAATTGCAGTAAATCAACATGCAAAAACTGAGGTCCAAACGTGCATTGCTGAAGGGAGCTGTTACACGTATTTGCACGTTTGTGAATAGCAATGGCATCGATCAACCCATTGAAGATTGGGAGTGTCGCTTGGAACGTCTGGAGGAGATTTGGGTGGACATTGTTCGGGTATTGATCGAGAAGAGCGACGACGAGGAAGGGATGCATGTTGAGATCAAGGCAGACTGGGAAGAATTTGAAGAGCGAATGCTCTGCATAAAAAGCAAACTACGGTTGCACATAGCTGAAAACTCTCGAGTAACGGCAGTTACATCAGCTACATTTAAATCAACTCATCAAGATGCTGCAGTAACGAGTATTTTATCATCACAAACTGACATCCAGCAAAATTTGCCAAGACAAGTATCTAGTCCTAACATAAGTTTTttgccaaagctaaaattaaaaacatttggtGGTGAACTTATGGAATGGAAGGCATTCCATGACTCTTTCGCCAGCGCAGTTCGCAATAACACAGTGTACACTGCCTGAAAGAAGTTCCAGCTGTTAAAGAGTTATTTGGCTGAAGCAGCATATGAACTAGTTAGGCATATTCCTGAAACAAACGAAAATTACTCAGAGGCTTAGAGTAAGCTATGTTCTCGATACAACAAATTAGGTGTTattgttatattatataacacgcatattacttaatttataaatttagcaACTTCTATAGGTCAGTTGTTGATTAATTTGCGTAAGATATACGATGGCGCAGATGAGGTTTTGCGTGGATTACGCGCCTTAGGAGAAGAGGCAGAGAAACGCGATATCTGGCTTATACATCTTTTATTATCCAAGATTGATCCAGCTACCACTAGAGAGTGGGCTAAATTACATAAATCTAAAATTGATTTTCCTACCATTAATGAGTTCCTTAGTTTTCTAGATACCACTAGTCTCGCCTTGGAATCTGCTGTACTGACAACAACATCACCTACTCGCCAACGCATAGTTTCAGTGAAGGCTCATCAAACAACAGTAACCAGGTCAATGCCTTGTGTGAAGGGCAATGATACTCACGAGTTACCTCAGTCCAGCGCGTTTTCTAGATTGGATATTAAGGAACGACGGGACTTTGTGGTCAGTAAACCCATTTGCTTGAACTGCTTGAGAGTGGGACACATATCAGCCAATTGCCGCTCTAAATTCTCTTGCCGCATCTGTCGCAAACGTCATCATAGTCTCCTTCATCAAGACACCATTGAGGCATCACTACAACGAGAGCGTGATGAGCAAGCGGTGACCGTCAACTTCAACGCATTGCCAGAAATCAACACACTCCTTCCTACAGTGGTGTGCGAGGTTACTGATTGCAATGGTGAGCAACAGCAGTGTCGCATGTTATTAGACAGCGGCTCGGAAAAAACAATAATCTCCGAAAATTGCGTGCAGCGTTTGGGTTTACGTCGTCAGCACTCAAGAATACCAATACATGGCTTAAACAACATAGCTACAGGTGTTTCCCATGGCTGGGTCTCCCTTCATATAACCTCCATGGTGGATGGTGAATCATTCAATGTCGAAGCTCTGATTATGCCAACAATTTCTTCATCCGTCCCGGTGCAACGTCTTGATAAAGCACAATACTCATCATTTCTATCACTTGATCTAGCTGATCCGACATTTTATATTCCTTCGCCCATTGACATTCTTTTAGGGAGCGAcaaattctttgaaatattgaaGGGTAAGAAGATCAACAACAAAAGCCCAAATTTGAAAGCATTTTCGACAACACTTGGGTGGATTGTGACCTTACTTGCCGTGTAAATAAAAGAAGCGTGGGCGTACTCTTCAACAATTTCGATATCAATACGGCACTTTCACAGTTTTGGGAAACAGAGGAAATTCAATGTACACTACCGTATACAGAGGAAGAGAACAAATCAGTGAAGTCATTTTGAAATACACATACTAGGGCTGATGGTGGTAAATTCATTGCTGAGTTACCATTCAAATCAAAATCGAACAACTTTGGCAAGTCCGCCGAACTCGCACTAAAGCGACTAAATGCAACAGAAAGAAGACTTTCAGGTAATTCCAAATTGAAAGAACAATATACCAACTTCATGGTAGAATATCTTGCATTGCAACATATGGAGCGAGTGTCGGAAGCCGATATCAAAAAGCCATCGACCGAATGTTGCTACTTGCCACATCACCCTGAAATCAAAGCCGAGAGTACAACAACAAGGCTTCGCGTAGTGTTTGATGGGTATGCAAGCATGGGTAATCATTCGTCACTTAATGAAGCTTTTGCTTCCTGGACCATCGCTTTTGCGTGAGTTATTTTCCGTTATTTTGAGATTTCGTAGACATCGATTTATTATGTCTGGTGATGTAGAGAAAATGTACCGTAAGATGAGATTTTCAACGTATTTTATGATGTAACGCTCCTAATCAGCCAGTCGAACATTACAGATTGAAGACAGTGACGTATGGCACAACATGTGCACCTTACTTGGCAGTAAGAGTCTTAATTGAACTTGCTCGTACATCAATCACCGCATACCCATTAGCGTCACAGGTAATCTTAAAGGATTTTTATATGGATGACGTGATGACTGGGGCAGAAACTGTAGCTgaactttttaaaatacataatgAATTAATAGCGCTTTTGAAAACTGCTGGAATGAACCTACGAAAGTGGATGGCAACTGCCTTGAACTGTTACAATCGCTTCCAGAAAATATGCGCGAAATGTCTTCAATGTCATTTGAACCCGCGAAACCGTTAAAGCTGTTAGGATTGAAATGGAATCCAACTAACGATATATTTGAGTTCTGCGTATCACCCTCTACAACAGCTAGGGTAACAAAACAATCAATATTATCTGATGCTGCTCGCATATTCGACCCCCTCGGGTTTTTGACCCCCACACCGGTTCTGATTAAAATGCTTTTTCAAGAATTGTGGTTAGTCAAACTGGAATGGACAGATGAGGTACCCGCTAAAATAGCTACTCGTTGGATTAATCTTGAACTGCTGAACACACTAAAAATTGCCAGAAGGGCGATATTTAAACTTGGTCACATTGAACTCCACGGTTTCTGCGACGCGTCGCAAAACGCATATGCAGCAGTTGTATATTGTCGATCAGATTACCATGGTAGTATCTATCTTTAAAACGGTGTCATTACCACGTCTTGAGCTATGTGGCGCCGTACTTCTTGGCCGACTAAAGAACGAAGTTAAAAAGGCGTTTGAGTTCGACAGTACTAATATCTATATGTGGACAGACTCCTCAATTGTTTTACATTGGCTTTCAGCCTTCCCAAGGCGGTGGTCAGTGTACGCGGCAAACAGAACATCTGAAATTTTAACATCTTATACACGATCTCAGTGGAATCATGTTAGGTCTGCAGACAATCCAGCGGATCCTAGGTCTCAAGGGGTCTTGCCTTTAGAGTTGAAATCCTTAACTATCTGGTGGAACGGTCCAAGTTGGCTTGCTTAGGCAAAACAGTTTTGGCCACAAAAAAATTCGCTATTGAATATACCTCAATACAACTTGGAAGAGCGTAAGAATATAATTCAACGTATTACTAaactttttcttatattatatcaaCATAACATCATGTCGTCCTTGGCTCCTTGTTACAACACATGTCTATCTGGTCTCGATTGGTGCGTGCCGCAGCCTATTGCTTAAGATTCATAGGTTCCTTaccgaaacaaaaatttagctcATTTATGAGTTCCAATGAATTGCAAGATGCTACTAACTTTATAATTCGTGCTGTGCAAGAGGAGTTGTTTGCAGCTGAAATTTCTGCGTTGAAAGATCACAGAGCAGTCGCTAGTAAAAGTAAGCTTGCAAACCTCGCACCATTTTTAGACAGCGCTGGAGTACTGAGAGTGGAAGGTCGCATAGGAAACTCATCAGCGACATTCAGCATTAAACATCCCGTAATATTAACAGCGAAGCATATCGTCACCGGAatgattgttaaaaatatacacttaacGCATCTACATGTCGGCGAGAATCACTTGATTTTTATAATAAGGCAACATCACACGACGTATTGTGCATGATTGTATTACCtgcttcaagttacgaaaaacTAAGCAACATCAATTGATGGCTGACTTACCCATGGAGCGAGTACGGTTTCAGCGAGCTTTCAGTAAAGTGGGTTGTGATTATGCAGGCCCATTTCTTCTTAAAGTAGAAATTGGCAAGATACCTCGACGGGTAAAAGGCTGCATTGCGTTGTTCGTTTGATTCATAACAAAGGCTATTCATCTAGAGTTAGTCGGAGACTTGACGACCCAATCATACATCGGCGCTTTAGATCGATTGATCGATTTATATCACGCCGTGGCAAGCCGATGGAGATATGGTCAGACAATGCGACTAACTTTTTGGGAGCGAAGCGAAGCCTCGACGAAATCCAATATATCGTGAGCAAACAGAATAACAGTTCCGACGTAGCTGATTATTTTGCGCGCAATAATATATCTTGGCATTTTATACCACCGTCCTCACCCCATTTCGGTGGTCTCTGGGAAAGTGGCGTCAAATCAGTCAAAACACATCTAAAGCGCGTAATTGGCCAGACTGCTTTAACTTATGAACGATTTTATACGTTACTCACTCGAATTGAGGCAGTTCTTAATTCCAGGCCGATGTGTCCCAGTAACGATGGGGAAATTGATGCACTTACTCCAGCTCATTTTTTAATCGGTCATCCATTCACCGCAAGAACTGAGGCGCCTGTCGATCCTGCTGTAAATACAAGTCCCTTGAAGCAGTGGGACAAAGCGAAACATATGGCACAGGGTTTTTGGAATAGATGGCACTCTGAGTATCTCACGAGTTTACAACAAAGACATAAATGGCGAAAAGATGAGCGGAATTTCAAACTTGGAGACATTGTTATTCTCAGAGAGTCAAATGTACCGTTGTCGCAGGCGATGCTCGCAAAAGTCATTAAACTACATCCCAGAGCAGATAGCAAGATCAGAGTAGTGGCGGTGAAAACATCAAAGGGAAAATACATGCGACCCATTCACAAACTGGCCCTGCTTCCAATCTCAGTAGTCCTCCAGCGGAGGGGAGGATGTACAGTAACCACGCGCCACACCCCTTCTTATGGGCATCTATGTATTAAATACACAAAAACCGGTTTAGTGTACATATAGAAAAATATCACGCCACTTATTACAGCATATGAGACTGCATATGCCTTGAGGCTAGCGATATCTTTCATTCCAAGTTCAACAGCATAAGTGGACAGAACAAAgctttttttttgccaataaaCTCGTCTCGCAGAAATTCCAAccggtgttttttattttcttttgtttagtaCAGTTCGGTTTAAAGGCAAAAGTTTCGATTCCGCAACACTAACTTTGTGTTGTTCATGCGATTTTGCAATTTGCTCTCACAGTAAATTTTAAGTCACATGTACAGCAAAATAACTCTCTTTGTTTCAATCTACGGAatcttgtatattattttatttatttaagccaAACTTAGTCAGTAaagataaaataacaaaaacttaagaactaaaattaaatagattGCTTATTTCACAAATAATGAGACACAATATGTGATTTATATAGAGACTTTCACAAAGCAAAATCAAGACCAAGACTTATAGGAAGACGATGAAACTCCTAAAGTCCTCTTGTAAGAGGGGCGAAATTAAGGTAATTTGATCTGAAAACTTCAACATAAAATGGATTATAAGAGCGAAGTACTCTGTTAGAAACATTGAAACATAGTTGGCCAAGTAGGTCTGAACAGTCAATGGTACCAGATAATATAtcgtatataaaaattaagctttgaaCAAGTCGTCGGATCTTAAGTGATAAAACCTTAATAAGCATACCAATAGCGCTGTAGGGTGGCAAGCGACTATCAAAGTGTAAAAGTTGAAGGGCAAAACGTGCAAACTAACGATGAATTCTTTCAATTCTAGAGGAACGTGAGGAAGTCATCGAATTCCAGATGACGGAGGCATTCTCCAACTTTGAGCGGACTAAAGCATTATATAAGATTTTTCTAGTGTATGGCTCTTTGAAGACCATGCTGACAAGAATCAATTAATTCTTTGACAGGAAATGCTAGCTTGTCCTTTACCGCTTTCTCAAAAAGTTTGGAACAAGTCGATGATTTAGATATATacctataatttgtttttacttcaTTCTTATTACCAATTTCGAAGATTGGAGTGATGGAGGCCAACTTCCAACGGTTAATGAAAACGCCAGTAGATAGTGAAATATTGAAGATATAGCTTAATCGTGAACAAAGTGAATAACTACAGTCTTTAAATAAAACAGATtgtatattcaataacgcattataatgcgcaacgtacttttgcagtgttggcaatgcgttcagaaatgcaaatatggcagtactgcaaatgcatcgcgttcgaaaacgccatttttgtatcaaacgtcgtgcattatttgcaggaaaaattttaatactgccaatctatcaattgcaacacttgtcacattggcagtgctgccagcgctgcaattactgcgcatttataatgcgtttctgaatatacccagaAGCTTTTCCAACAATGCAGCTTTTCAAGGAGGATTGTAAAGATGAAATACCATTAATAATACCAGGTTCAGATAACGAAAACGTTTCAAAGTCTAAGGTTTTGGATGCATCAACACAAAAATCATAGTTGGAGTTTTCTGAGTCCACGACGTAGTTGGATTTGAAAAAGTCGGCAAAAAGGTTTACGGAGTCAGCCAAACTGTCTGAAAAAGTCccattaaatttaactctgcttGGAAAATTAGAACATTCCTTTTTCGAATTGATGTATTTCCAGAACATTTTTGAGTCTCCTTTTAACTCTATTTCGCATCgagaaatatgtttattttacaaaaatttgtccACGACATTGAAATGagtcatataatttatatatggaTTTATCTTTaaagacaatatttttagttttcttatatGGCTTAGTTTTCTTAGACTTTGCAACTTTTTTAACTTCCTAGTATGCCAGGGCAGTTTATGTATTCTACCCGAGAGTGAAGAGAGATTCCtgctaaatatgtacatatgtgaaacAACTTATGcaagaaaactttaaaacattctgaaatattttaccaTAGAAAGTTAACTTCCCATCAACTTCAGAAATTTGGGAGTTTAGAGTGTCAAAATTAGCATTTTTGAAGTTATAAGAGCGAGTGTTTAGATTAAAATTGACCTTGGACGCTAGTTCGAAAGACTCTAACGATAAGGATAAGGATTTGCAAATTAGAGAATGTTACTAAGTTAAATGGGAAATTAAATTAGTACCTACTGTATAAAAATAAGATCCAAGATATTGTTCAGTTTATTTACAAACGAAATAATATGAACTAAATTAACACTAAAGAGGCTGTCTGGGAAGTTAACGTTAGTTCGTGGTGGCTGTTCCCTTATGTTCTCCTCGAAATGAGTTATATTGGTGGTACAGTGCCGCAGTACCGATAGGATCTCCAACTAGTTGCGGgttatttttcatttgtattgCTCACTGATTATAACAACGCCGGTGTTCTTTTCTGCTATCAGTTGAGATAGGAGCGCGTCTGTGATTTTGCTTCTGTGAATGTTTGTTTTCATTCATTCACGCTTTGGCTCTTATATACCGCAAACTTCCCGATCCCGGTTATGATCAATCTAGTTGTAATTTGCTTCAAAGCACAAACAGAATTTTGGGGTTTTGGTGCATTGTTTGAGCTTGTGGCTTCGTTCGCGGCACCTAATGCAGTGACCCTGAGCTCTTCTAGACCGAAGTCCTTGAAGCAATGCTTAATACTTAGCTGGGGCTGCATTCTGAAGTTCACCCAGCCGACTTTTATGCGTGACTTATCGGGGAGAATATTAGCTTTCTCCCGTGTAACTAAGGGAATATGAGTTTCATATCTCTACCTAGTTTTCGGATTAAGGTCTGTAATAACAGCCGACCCTTGTAGAGTGGTTTTTATGGCCTCGCAGAATGTGGGTTTGATCTGCTCCCCTTCATCTGGCTCGACCAGTATTGCTCCCGTTCTTACttttcgaacggcttttattttGGCTTTTGCGTCGCCAGGCTTTATTTTGCTATGGAGGTGTCCTTTCACgagcttgattttttttttactttttcagtaTGAGCCTACTTTTTTCGCCGACTATTTGCCATTGGCCATCATCTTAATTTATATGTGTGGGTTATGAGTGTGTGTTGAGAGCTGGAGGACTTGTGGACATTCGTTTTGCCTGGTTTGTGCTAGGTGTAGCTTCACTTTTTTTCCgcactattttttgtttctttttttgccgTCATCCAGTTTTGTGGGTAGCTGTCTATAGCATCGAACATTTCTCTCAATTCTGATGCGCCATTTACGTCCATACTGACGTTCTCTTGTTTTAGTAATACAAGCTTCATTCTGTTCATCGCTCTTTTGCATTTCGTTTTGCATAGACTTCCCTTCAGAAGCAGCTATAATCTCCTTTGCCTTTTTTGATAATTGAAGCGTGCTCAGGGCCGGAGACTGTAGTACTCTGCTGCTCCTTTTGAACACGCTTCTCTCATCTACGTTTTCaatgtttatattttgttgttgttgttttttagattcCATTTTTGATTCCTGGGTCTAAGCTTCAAGTCGCTAGCTCCGCGCGGCTGTCTATGCAACAGCAGGGAGACCTCGCGAGGGTAGAAACGATTCCTTATGACATCAGGCATTAGTCAAGAGTTCTCTAAACTGAACATGTAGCACAAACTTAATGGTGATCTAGTATCGAACATACTGGACGACCTGCCAGAGTTTTAGCGAGACGGAGGCGATTGCAGCATTGGCCTATTAGCCATTTCGGTGAGGTCTCACCCTCATGTACCAAGGTGGTAGAACACTACTTTCACCAGCCCTTAGACTGTTTAATGCGAATAATTTTTCCACTACTCAATAATCAGGATTTTACTGGTCTCGATCTCGATGAGCCTTACAGCCCTGTCGCAGAAGATTCTCGTGGTATAAGAGACCTTTTAAGCCAGGCCCCTTCCTCTCCTGCcggattttagtcgcctcttcCGAcaggcatatatatataattgacgcgtacaccctttttgggtgtttggccgagctcctcctcctatttgtggtgtgcgtcttgatgttgttccacaaatggagggacctacagatttCAGCCGACTcaaaacggcagatatttttatgaggagcttttccatggcagaaatacactcggaggtttgccattgcgagatttgaacctacgttatCTCTGTGaactccaaatggtagtcacgcaccaacccattcggatacggcggtCATGCTTTAccgtaatttattattttcccgACCCACAGGGGACTTGGAGGTTCCTGTCCTGCAAAAAATCTACATTTCCTGTTTCGCTCTTAATTACGTCTCCGCCAACTAGGAGAAAACGAAGGTTGTTTTCATAATTAAGGCAGGTGGGAGAGATCATGACTCTGCTAAAGGCGTCAGGCCTTTAAGTCATACCTCCTTTACCCTAAAGGGGTTTCAAAGATTCCTCGATTATAG
The Anastrepha ludens isolate Willacy chromosome X, idAnaLude1.1, whole genome shotgun sequence DNA segment above includes these coding regions:
- the LOC128870164 gene encoding uncharacterized protein LOC128870164, which codes for MQKLRSKRALLKGAVTRICTFVNSNGIDQPIEDWECRLERLEEIWVDIVRVLIEKSDDEEGMHVEIKADWEEFEERMLCIKSKLRLHIAENSRVTAVTSATFKSTHQDAAVTTTSIGQLLINLRKIYDGADEVLRGLRALGEEAEKRDIWLIHLLLSKIDPATTREWAKLHKSKIDFPTINEFLSFLDTTSLALESAVLTTTSPTRQRIVSVKAHQTTVTRSMPCVKGNDTHELPQSSAFSRLDIKERRDFVVSKPICLNCLRVGHISANCRSKFSCRICRKRHHSLLHQDTIEASLQRERDEQAVTVNFNALPEINTLLPTVVCEVTDCNGEQQQCRMLLDSGSEKTIISENCVQRLGLRRQHSRIPIHGLNNIATGVSHGWVSLHITSMVDGESFNVEALIMPTISSSVPVQRLDKAQYSSFLSLDLADPTFYIPSPIDILLGSDKFFEILKGKKINNKSPNLKAFSTTLGWIVTLLAV